CTACGAGACGTAGCTATGTTTCAAACAGATTAGAAGTGAAAATGATCGTACGTCAATTTACACGATGCGTGGTCTATAAGGTATCTTTAAGTTTTGCGACCCAATTCCcaaaaatgtatatacatatatgtacacacaCGGGCGCGCGTGTTCGTACACGGACACGGCAAACACGATTCatgcacacgcgcgcgcgcgcacgactcgtacacacacacacacacacacacgcagaCACACACGAATCCGTGCGCGTATACTTACGGTGTAtactaataaattgttaaaaaataataatatatttgtcaCTTTTATTTTTCCCATCAAACGACATCGAGACGAACACAGCAGTCTTCCAAAGACTCGACAGAAATAGGAACATCGGTTAAAGATGCATGCGAGTAAGTTATTTATCGTTAACAGTCGTTGATCGTTTAATACTGTTCGCGTTATGTATAACTAACGTATGATGATGCAATCCGTGAAGGTTCTAGGGAAGCCGTAAAAAGGGAACCATGCATCGCTCTTGTCTCTTTATAGCTGTGAAAAGACAAAGAGAGGCATTTGGAAGCCAGAATAATGGCTGGTCGTGCGATAGAAAGTATTTGTATCCATGTATACGGGGTTTCTTTACACTGGTGCGCATAATCATGATACGACTAGATGTGtcttatttttcgaattttatttacaaattctaaTGTACGAAAGATCGTATTCTTTGCATGTATCGCTTGGTTGAATATAGGTTTGGGACAGAATTTGCCGAGAGATTAAACTGTATTACCGGAGAAATGTATTTTCGACGAAACGCTGCGTCGATAGATCGCGTAAACACGTTTCCTTTCCATTGAACGTATCTAACGCGTTTGACGCAAATGGAGGAATAAACAGTGGATGATTTTTAGTTTTACTCCAAGCCACGCTATTCTTCTGTTTCCGTTGCGGTTACCTTTCGCTTCTTCTGGAGATTAAGACTCTTCTGGATTCCGTGAGCGTTGATATCGACGAGAAGGAGGCGCGATAGAACGTATAATTTACGTGCAACAAAAGGTACAACGTACATCGCGTATAACACTCGCGAAATAGAGGAAAGCGCCGTAATAAGTATCTCATGGGTACTCGGTTAGGTTGATGCGAGTGGTCGCAACTACATTTCCTTTAATGGAACACACGAACGGCAATACAATTACGAGAAGGTAATCGTGCATTTACGTTTCGAATTTAATGGAAGCGCAAGAAAGGATCGATCCTTTGAACGCGAATGATCGATCGATGCAAGCATCCAGACCTGGTAGACGCGTTAAACGCGATACGCATTCGTGATAGAAACCCGAGCGCAGTATTGTTACTTGTCCTGTAAAAGGAAAGAGCGATCACACGAGAGTTACGTTTATATTCTAGATCGGATCCTCTAGCCAACTTGATTACGGGCAATGCGCATATCGTGCCGTAGAAATGAAATCTTCCCACCTTAAAATGCAATTCCTCCCTAATGAACGAAGGAAACGTTGCTTCGATCAAATTGCCGCGAGCGAATATCGCGAGATCGCATTCTGtagtaatactataatatatactGTACGCGTCTCGAAGAATCAAGATTTCCCCCGAGTCGCGGGTCTACGGTTCACAATTGGAAGGAAATGTCGAGAAAGAACGTTAAGGGCCTGTAGAACAAGATTACATGGTGGCAGCGATGTCAGTGGTACTGGCAGCATAACACATTCCTAACCGAAACGCCGCGTCGGGGAATACTTTTTCCCCTGGAGGTGACTCGACTATCCATACCGCACAGCTCTGCTAATCGATGGAAGTCGATAAAAGGTAGATTAGACAGACTTACAGTCTTCGTAACAGTAACTTCGGGAGACACTGATCGTAAGTCGTCAGTCGTGCAACGCTCATTGCCGTTGGAACGACGTtcgaacacacacacacacagtttCTCTGAAATACCTTTGCGTTGTCGcgaatttctatattttcgatttcCACAATCTTTCTTCAAGCAACAGACACACTCGCACATTCATTTCAGCGCAGATTAGTCTACGAGACGTTCAAGAGCAAAGACAGTTGCAAGTGCAGGTATGTTTGCCGAACGCGAATCTGTGGTGCATTATTCAAAGATCCCTTCTACGTGTATCGCAATGGGGCCCCGTCGATAGAATGGAATAGAATATCGTAGAAAAGATTCCTTTACAATTCCGTTATCCGCTCGTATTTTCGCGCGACGCCTACCgcggttaataatttatcaatatatttCGAGGACAACAGAGTCGCGAGAAAGCGATAACATCAGAAAATTCACGAAACGAATCAACTAGTCTACGCGACTCGTAATCGCGTCCCACCACTTGCAACTGATAGTCAAACGAGGGCAACTCGTGTGTTTCTTAACGTGAATTTATCTCTGTATACTTGCAATCGGTCGGAACGAGGAGGGGAATGGGAGAAGGCAGTGGGACGCGATTTTTAACGATACCGAAAAATACCGAAACCCGCCTCGATCGAGAAGTCGCCTGAAACTCGGAAAGGGGTAGAGATAACGCGTTACCAGAGAACAAATAGCGTCCCGATATGCGATATTGACATTTTAACCGTAACGGAAGAATTATTTGGCTAACCCAGACTGTTCGGAACAGGTAACTTCTGCGCGCGAAATGACGGCGCAGGAAATTATTTCCGAAAGTAGATGCcaggcaaatgatattggaaGGAGGCAAGCGATTCCTGTTATTTACACAAGAGGCACTCATTACGACATCGGTTTCGATATCGTAAGAAAATTCAATCTCTTTGATCGGATTCGCGTCTACATGTACCGCGTTCATAGGTATCCGAGTAGCTGCAAGTAGGTACCTACGCGTGTATCTATCCACTCGCACTTCTGTTTACCTCACCGTTGACAACTAACAAACGAAACGTTCAAAACGAAACGAGAAGAAACTCATTAGGCAACCAGATACTAGTTATATAAATTGGTGGCGGGATAATTGCAATTGCGATTGTGCCCGCAGATACGAGAGGAAACGACGAACGCGGAAAACATTTCCGTCAGGTGTAAATCGAAGTCGTTCTATTTTATCCCGAAACGATGAACGAGATAGCGTAGCAAACCTTTTCAAACATTCGgacatttcattattaatcgTTCGAATCGTTCTCGTTAACCGTCGAGTACCCGACCTGCCTTCCGAGTCGCGATTCGTGGATAGGGTGCGCAGCCTCTGAAACCTGACCGCGAAAGTTATGCGGACACGTAGGTACCTGCTGCACGCATGTAACGCATACTCGCATCTGAAAATTCGACCCGAACCGAATCAACGTTTCGCACGTTTCGACTTCCAACCTCGAGTCGCGAACCTCGTTGCTACGATCGGTTATTATCGGccgacccccccccccccccatatTCTACATTTACTTGGGAAATCCCCAAGAGATTCGCGTGCGTCTGTATTGCTCGTCCAAAACTCGAATCATTTTCGCACCTTGTTTCCAAGACATTGAATACGTTGCGCAACGAGAATTCTCCGTTACATAATATTTGAATCAAGCCGCGGTATGTAACTCGGTAAAATGATGTATGTAGTTTTTCTAATAATGTGCGTCGACTTACGTGCGACACGTCAGAATCTTGGCTCGGAATACGATCGAACTTGATCGATATATCTattgttatttctattgttattCCTATCTTTATCGTTATCGTTGTCATTGTCGTTGTCGTTATTGGTATTAACGCTGCTTTTGAGTTTAGGACGATAAAGATCGCCGATTCTATTTTCTGTCAGGGGCGCACATTTTCCGGAATAATTAGAAACTTCGTGGAGATATATCGACCTCTGAATGAAACGTACTTGCCGCTGTACGAAACCGAAGCCGGGAAGAAGATTTACGAAGAAACTCTTAGCTGTGTGGAACAGCAGTTTCCGGGTTATCTCAGGGAAATCCAAGGAACGGCCGATGGAGCGAACGTTCCTTTTCACAAGGTAAATCGAGTAAATCGCAACTTTCACTTGAAGATCAACTTCTTTTAGAATTCTTACCGTTCAACTTGCATTTGGAGTTTCGCAGAACAcgagtaaagtatttttaacgaGAAAGCTTTTCCTATTCCCTTGTACATCTTCGTAGTTATTTCTAATGCATCTGGATGACATCGTGCTGAACGCGGCGAAAACGCAAGTCCCGACAAAAGACTTACCTATCGGATGTTCCACAGTTTCATGTAATCAGCCAGGACAGGTAAGCGAAAGTACGAAAATGAACAATAGTCGAGTTTATGGAAACATGCGGTCTATCGGTTGTTGCACGTCCTTTTGTCCCATACTTCTGTCGACATCTTACACGCTCCGAAACAGGAAATCTTAGGTCACAACGAGGATGCGTTGAGCGAAACTTTAAATCATTGGTACTTGGTTTCTGCGCATCTGCTCGAACCAGGTTACCAGGAGGAAAAATTCACATCTTTGAGTTACGCCGGATTTTTGCCAGGATACACGATGGGTTACAATCATCACGGTCTCGTTTATACCATCAACACTTTGAGCGCTGCAAACTTAAGGTCTGGTAAAACGCGTACGTATCCTCGCTCCGACATCCGACTGGACACAATGTGCCCGTCGCGTCGCCCCTACTTGCCCTCTTTCTTTGTTCGCTGCTTCACGCTCTACGCGATCTTGACCAGACAAACCAATTCGAATCTCTTTACGCAGCCAGGTACTTTTTGGCTCGTGCACTTTTGGGTGCGACCGATTACGATCAAGTTCAACAGATACTGAAAAACGATGGCTTTGGCTCGGCTGAAGGGTTTTCGGTGAACATGACTTTTTTAACGCAACCAGGGAACCGAATGTTTTACAATATCGAGGTTGCTCCCTGCGACAACGATGCGATACAATCGCAACTAAATATCCTGAACGTCAATCCCGGAGAAAACACTTTCCACTGTAACAAGTGAGCGCACTATGTACTTATATGTGCATACTTAGTTCCTTCGCTTCCTTCTGAAAGTTTCCGTTTCGTGACACGCGCTACTCCCCGCGGCTCCGTTACCTGTTTCTTTGCAGCGTCTTCTTCTCAGAACGTACAAATTCCATTTTCAGATATCTCCGACTAAAAGTACCGGAAGTTGAAGGACTTATCATAGATAGCAGCATTCACAGAATGGAAGCGATTTGCAAGCATCCTTCCCCGAAATCTCGTCAAGACGTCATCGATATTCTAAGCGATCAGACTGGCGATCAATACAGGGTTTACCAAGAAATTAAACAAGATGACTACGTCAAAACAATCGCTACTGGTACGTTTCTCTACTCTTTCTTTACTCCCGCAAATTTATCAACGTGTCCGTTCATACACACGTTACACGTACAGTAATACTGATAAGCGATTCGATCTGTGCTCGTCAGGTATTTTCGATTGTACCGAAAGAACGTGGTCCATTTATACGGACAAACCAAATTCTACGGAGCCAATTTTGGTAATAGCTTTGCAGATAGACGACCGCGGCACATCGTCGACTTCTTCCATGTAAAgtcaatgaaattaatacatCTCTATAGATGCATTCCTAACTGATTGCGAGTCTCCAAACTATTCGAACCGCAACGAATAAACGATGATGCGTACATTTAATTGTTCACCATTATACGATTATGTATCGATTATGCATGTACATTGTCTcttattatatagaaatatacaaacatacaaatatatatatatatatatatatattctttttctcACGTCTTTTATTATGACAAATCTTTTACAATCTTTTGAAAACTACGGAAATAAgtgtaatatgtatatgtatatatatatatatatatatttatttatatatatatatatattaaataagatATAATGAGATATCAGGTGCACCGTGATCGTTGGCCCAGCAAGAAATAAAGACAAATCTCCTGCGTCGTATGCGAAAATGGAAATAGAATTGACTGCGTTAAAAGCGGAAAATTCCTGTGCGTTCGTATCACTTCAACGGCAATAGGTAGGAATCACAACTTTCGGCCTCTTTTTCGATTCCATTTCTGAAAAGAACTCCTTAATATCTTCTTCGCGGACAACCTTTTTGTTCTCGGCGAATTTCTGCAAGTATTGTTTCAGTCGTTCCTTCATGTTGTTATACTCTGTTCAATATGGAAGGAAAAGCAAAATCAGCGAGATGAAGAGTTTCGATGTGACGAGTAATTTTTCGGTTTGTAACCTGTTAAAATCAAACTACCTTCGATGGCTGTCAGCTGTTCGATTCGGCCCAAGGAAGCGAGAGCCTTCATACCTTTCTCGTACTGAGATTCCTGACTATTGATTTTACCTGCTTCCTCGTAAGCGTGGACACTGTCCGTTGGATCCAgaagaaatgtaacatttttctCCTGATACAGCTACAACAGCGAAACATGTTCCAAACCCGTGGATCGAAAGGGACTCAAAGGATCTTATATATAAAAGAATCCTACCGCTCTGCAAGCTTCGCACTTGCAAAGAACACTCCTCCAGCCTTCCGACCAAAAACAGCTTCCCTTCGAAAACGTTTTACCTTGTGGCATGGTACAAACTTTAGGCTGATCGTCGACATTCACTGATTCGGCAACTGTCCTATCTTCGGTCGAAGCATCCGCCACTGAGAATACTGCAATCGAGATAAGGAAATGTCCGATCGAACGTCATGAAACGAACAAATATATACGATCGTGTATGCTAGAAAACATTACCAGCATATTTACTCGCGTAATTCCACAGAAAACTATTTCGTCTCATACAATTGGCACAGATCATCTCGTCGTAAGCTCCATCCATTGGCATACCTCTTTCGCTTTCGAGATGCTGTTAGAATGTTTTATCGATAAACAAATGAAGAAACTTTGAAATACTACGCTTAGTTTTACCATAGAATGATACCAGTCTTCGCAAATAACGCACTGCAGCATTTCGTCATTTATCGTATCTTCCGGATCTGGATACGGTCTCTTGCAGATACAGTAGAGTCCATCGAAGTTATGGTTGTATTGGTTTTCCACATTTAAAGAATCTTTCGACTAGAAATGGTTTTAAAAAGTTAGACTAAAAGTGAAAATATGCGCGATCGACGGTTAGATCGGAAGGGATATAATGAAAAGACGAAAAGTATAAACCATACCAAATCCAGATTACACTTTTTCCCACCAAATTTCGAATTACCACAATCACACCTAAAATGTCTTTTGGTATAAAGCTCGACGAGTTCGTGACCTTCGTGACAATGGAAACTACAAGCGAGACATACAGCGGCTCGAACTTGTGGTGGACAACAAGTTTTGCAAGCATAAAGAGCTTGGCGTGTATATCCCTGAAATAGTTTAACAAACGATTCGATCGAGTAGCGTATACACGAACCGCTTCTTACTATATCAAGTATATAGAAGGTATACAAAGTTAATAGAGTTAATAAAGTTCAAAGCAAAAACCTTGATGTAGGTACAGTTTTTGTCGTCAGATGCACCCAAAACAGCACAAGCGTCTTCCTCCAATTGATTCTCCTCGCGTAGTACGTCCAACATTGTGACAGAATTTTCTTCGTCAACGACTTGCTCGATTTTCTCGGACATTTCGTTGATGACGATAATAACGGAACGAACTAATTCAAACCTATTCGATAACGTCTAATCACGTGTAAACTAACCGCGTATAGTAAATCTGGAAACAGATTTACTAGCTTTTCTTCTTGCTCTTTCCTCTTCCCgctaaaagaaatatatttggaTGAACAATTTCATGAGTACAATGCTGATGGAGTCTTTCCTTTAGTCACAATACGACAGACTCACAACAAACTTTCTAACTAAACAATATAATATGACATATTTTTCGATGCTGCATCACACTTTGTTTCGCGCCTCGATATACTACGTGAAGTTATTGCGATCGCGATGGTAGCGCTATCGTTACCTCTTGCCAATTCTACGTACTACACTCTATTTAAATCAATCGAAACGATAAAGGCACAAATTCCAAATTTAAATGTGCAAACTTGATATTTTTGAATCGAGTTTTACTGGACAACTATCCACAACAGTGTCGTTATTTAATCGAAAAGCAGCTACTGGAATTTCTCTCTATTCTTTACTTTGTCAGTGTGAACCGATACtcgaaatatgtaaatttataccATAAACGTAAAATATCTTGAGATCACATAGATGTCTCGTATAATAGGATTTTGTGTCTATATAGCAGATACTTACTGAACATTGCAGTTAAGAAGATGGTGAATTAAAAGTACTCGCGTATCGACACAAAACGAGATAGAAATAGCCTATAGTGAGTACACGGAAAATCTCATTGCACGAGGCGTCTGTAAGTAAGTACATAAATACGTCTTCTATCTCTCTGATAATCGATTGGAAACCTTCACGTTTTTTTCATAGATGCCTTCACAGATTTGTTCAGTTCtgtaataagtataaaatatttacttagtAATTGGCATTGCTTAACGAAGAACGTTAAAATTGACAATTGTTAGTGCATTATATAACGTCGAGTCGGGGAATTTTAGCcagtaatagaatattataggcGAAAGTATATACGGTGCGTGTACCTATAGCAACATTTATTACCGAATGTTACGGCCCCTGAAAGAATTCTCATTTCGAACAATAACTTGATGGTAATAGTCCAAGTAACGATCAACTCGTCAGTcaatggttatatctcggctaaACAATTTTTTGCTCCATCTCTTCAACATTCGATTACGAGGAAAATggaaatcgaataattcgcGCCGATACGGAAGTCGATCGTTGTTGTTGACAGACAACAAGAGATGTCAGGTACAGTCAACGACAGTTTGCTTTTCGCGCCATCACTATGTCTAACCTGTATGGGATGCGTGCAGTATCGTGATCTTTTTCGAAGAAATAAAGGCATCCTttggttaaaaaatattacaatccaTTTCTACGACATTTCTCGTATACAGTTTATCTCGAAAAATGGAAGAAGTAACGAAATGTAGATACATCGATTGCTTGGACAGTCGTGAAAAGGAGCAAATACTTCACGAACTTCCCGTTTGTGATACCAGTCTCTGTGTGAGGTGGTTGATCAACAGTGGTCACGTGGACCTAATAGGAAAAGATTTGGATGCTTTACGGTCTATGAAATTTTTTGTGTGCAACAATCACTTTACCGAAGACTGTTATCTCAGCAAAGGCactttaaaagaaaatgcaGTTCCCTCGCCACATTGGAGCAACCTTTCGAGGACGTTAAAAACTGTGAAAACGCAACGGGTAAATAATCGCTTacctttattatttttgtatgataCTACTACCATGTGTGCATGTACATACCACACGCAAATACGCGATCTACACtcgcacacacacgcacacacatcaTGTGTATAGtaatactgtataaatctattgcAACATTGGTTACATCGTTGAaatcattgtaataattttactaCTTAATTGTAGAAAGTTCAAGCAAATGGCCAAGAAAGTTCAATAGAAAGTACAGATGCTAGCCACACTTCAGCAAAAAATTGCCCTTCGGAATTCGAAGCTAATCAGTGGTGTAGAACTTGCGCTACGAAGAAAAACAATCTTGTAAGTATGACAAGCAAAGGAAAGGGCACAGAGATGAGTCTTCTATCGAAACTAAAACTTTTGATAGAAATTGACGACGAGGATGCCCTGCCAACAAAGAT
This is a stretch of genomic DNA from Nomia melanderi isolate GNS246 unplaced genomic scaffold, iyNomMela1 scaffold0115, whole genome shotgun sequence. It encodes these proteins:
- the tan gene encoding C45 family peptidase tan, with protein sequence MTAQEIISESRCQANDIGRRQAIPVIYTRGTHYDIGFDIGRTFSGIIRNFVEIYRPLNETYLPLYETEAGKKIYEETLSCVEQQFPGYLREIQGTADGANVPFHKLFLMHLDDIVLNAAKTQVPTKDLPIGCSTVSCNQPGQEILGHNEDALSETLNHWYLVSAHLLEPGYQEEKFTSLSYAGFLPGYTMGYNHHGLVYTINTLSAANLRSGKTPRYFLARALLGATDYDQVQQILKNDGFGSAEGFSVNMTFLTQPGNRMFYNIEVAPCDNDAIQSQLNILNVNPGENTFHCNKYLRLKVPEVEGLIIDSSIHRMEAICKHPSPKSRQDVIDILSDQTGDQYRVYQEIKQDDYVKTIATGIFDCTERTWSIYTDKPNSTEPILVIALQIDDRGTSSTSSM
- the LOC116425044 gene encoding putative E3 ubiquitin-protein ligase UBR7; the encoded protein is MSEKIEQVVDEENSVTMLDVLREENQLEEDACAVLGASDDKNCTYIKGYTRQALYACKTCCPPQVRAAVCLACSFHCHEGHELVELYTKRHFRCDCGNSKFGGKKCNLDLSKDSLNVENQYNHNFDGLYCICKRPYPDPEDTINDEMLQCVICEDWYHSMHLESERGMPMDGAYDEMICANCMRRNSFLWNYASKYAVFSVADASTEDRTVAESVNVDDQPKVCTMPQGKTFSKGSCFWSEGWRSVLCKCEACRALYQEKNVTFLLDPTDSVHAYEEAGKINSQESQYEKGMKALASLGRIEQLTAIEEYNNMKERLKQYLQKFAENKKVVREEDIKEFFSEMESKKRPKVVIPTYCR